From the genome of Bacteroidota bacterium:
TAAATACGAAAAAGAATTATTAATGAAACTACTTGAACGAAAACGGGTCGTTCTTAAACCGGAACCGAAATATGTCAAGATTCTTGATCCTGAATTCGGGCGACAAATCCTGTCAAACATTATCTCTTTTACGCAAAATAAGTTAACGGCGGTTGTCGTTAATTTCGTTGACATGCTGGCACACGGCAGGTCAGACGATCCAATCTTGAAAGAGATTGCGCCGGATGAATCGGCATACCGATCGCTGACGGATACGTGGTTCAAGCATTCATCATTATTGGGAATGTTCCAAGCGCTGGCAACCCGCAAAGATGTGAAGATCATCGTAACCACGGACCACGGAAGCGTTCGATGCATGCGAGGTTCAAAAGTGATCGGCGATAAGGAAGCGTCGACAAATCTTCGATACAAGTTTGGACGCAATTTAAAGTCGGATGATAAACAATCGATCTTCCTCAAGAATCCCAAAGACTTTAAGCTACCGCAGCGCGGTGTGACGACAAATTACATTGTTGCAAAAGAGGACTATTATTTTGTTTATCCGACAGATTTCCATAAATATTTAAATCATTATCGGGATAGTTTTCAACACGGCGGTATTTCAATGGAAGAGATGATCCTTCCCGTCATTACCATGGAACCAAAATAGTAATGAACCGCATCGTGACACATAATGAAGAAGAGACAATCGGTGCAGGAGAAGAATTCTCTCGTCAATTAACTGCTGGTGCTGTCGTTGCGTTGGTCGGAGATTTGGGAGCAGGAAAAACGCGATTCGCGAAAGGTATTTCACGCGGATTAGGAGTAACCGAAAATGTGACAAGCCCGACTTTTACGATCATCAACGAACATTTGGGCGGACGGCTTCCTCTCTATCATTTTGATTGTTATCGATTGAAATCGACAGCCGAATTGGATGAGATGGGATATGATGAATATATTTATGGAGACGGTGTCTGTGTTATTGAATGGGCAGATATGGTCGAATCAAAACTTCCCCAAAAGCGGTTCAACGTCCATTGCATATTGGGGGATAAAGAAAATGAACGCATTATTACAATAGAGAAGCGATGATTATAGCTATTGAAACAGCCACAGAAGTCTGCAGCGCGGCGCTCATCGATCGTGATACCGTTTTGTGTGAACGTTCATTGCATGAAAAAAATATTCATTCCGAGCGGTTAATGCTTTTGATTGATGAGGTGTTAACATATTCGAAAACATCAAAAATGCAATTACATGGAATTGCCGTTTCTTTTGGACCTGGATCATTTACAGGACTCCGTATCGGTTTAAGCACCGCAAAAGGGTTGGCGATGGCTCTTGATCTTCCATTATTTGCAGTCCCCACGTTGGATGGAATTGCGGAATCGTTTCGGTTAAATCAAAACCCTGGAAGCAAAAAAATATTCTGTGCAATGGTCGATGCGAAACGGGAAGAAGCGTTTTTTGCATACTATACGATAACTCAGAATGAAATAGCACGGCGAAATGATTATTCAATAAAACTAAAATCCGAAATATTATTGGATGCATCCGGTCAAGATGCAGTTGTCATACAACCAAATATTTCTGCGGCATCAATCGGATTGCTCGCATATCGCAAGCGAAACGAGTATACAGTATCCGATTTTTCACATACAGAACCAATGTATTTGCGTGATTTTGTTGCCACTTTTCCAAAAAGTAAAGTGTAATTACCGTAAGAATCTATTTCAAGAGATTTTCATTGAAATAAAGGTGAATGATAGATATTTTGTTCTACAAATTGAAAGGGTACTATGTCCTGGTTTAGGCGTTCAACAGAAAATATAGCATCGGACAATCAGAAAAAAGATATGCCCGAAGGAATGTGGAAAAAATGTTCTTCTTGCGGTGAGATTATTCATAATGGTGCACTGGAACAAAATCTGTGGGTTTGCACAAAATGTTCGCATCATTTCCGAATCAGCAGCCGGGAATATTTCTCCATTCTTTTTGACGAAGGGACATTTAAAGAATTCGATGCTAAGATGACTTCGAAAGACCCACTCAATTTTGTTGATACAAAAAAATATAAAGAACGCATCAAAGAGACGATTAAAAAGACCGGATTCAGTGACGCACTTCGTTATGGGACAGGAAAAATGAATAAACGCGAAGTTGTCATTGCCTGCATGGATTTTACGTTTATCGGTGGAAGTATGGGAAGTGTTGTCGGCGAAAAAATTCGTCGCGCAGTCGATAAAGCCATTAAGCTGAAAGCTCCATTAATTATTATTTCCGCCAGCGGTGGTGCGCGAATGATGGAAGCGGCATATTCATTAATGCAGCTTGCCAAAACAAGCGCAAAACTTGCTCAGCTTTCCAATGCCGGTCTCCCCTTTATATCGTTGATGACCGATCCCACAACCGGCGGAGTAACAGCCAGTTTTGCTATGCTTGGGGATATAAATATTGCCGAACCGAACGCGCTGATTGGATTTGCCGGTCCGCGTGTTATTAAACAAACGATCGGGAAAGATCTGCCGGAAGGATTTCAGCGGGCAGAATTTTTACAGGAGAAAGGATTTGTGGACCTCGTTGTTCCAAGAAAAGATCTGAAAGCGACGATCTCCAATCTGTTCGAAATGGTTCATTAAAAATTTTATGAATATACACTTACTTGGTGTTCCCATGGACTTGGGTGCAGGCCGCCGCGGCGTTGACATGGGACCCTCTGCAATTCGCATCGCCGGTGTTTCAGAAAAACTTCAATCACTCGGACATACTGTTGTTGAAGAAGGGGATATCTCCACGAAGATTCCGGAACAACAAAAAGTGAAAAATCCCAGACTGAAGTACCTTTCTGAAATTGTCCGGGCTTGTACACTCTTGGCCACAAAAACAGAAAAGATTCTTGAAAGTGATGGATTTCCTTTGATTCTTGGCGGTGATCATTCAATCGCTATTGGGACTATCGCCGGTGTTTCGAATTTCTGCAAGAAAAAAAATAAAAAATTGGGTGTTATCTGGGTTGATGCCCATGGTGATATGAATACCGATGTTACTTCTCCTTCGGGTAACATCCATGGAATGCCGCTTGCTGCATCGTTGGGGATTGGTGCGTTGGAATTGACTTCAATTGGAGGTGATTATCAAAAACTCGACCCGAAAAATTTAGTGATGATTGCAATTCGTGATCTCGATGCAGGCGAAAAAGCAGCGATACGGAAAAACAATATCGCCATCTTTACCATGGAAGATATTGATAAACATGGAATGGCGGTCGTGATTACTAAAGCACTTCGAAAACTCAAAGATGTCGATTTCATTCACGTTAGTTTTGATCTTGATGCGATGGATCCGAAAGAATGTCCCGGCGTTGGGACTCCAGTAAAAGGGGGACTTGTATACCGTGAAGCGCATTTGATTATGGAAACACTTTCGGAAAACAATCGGTTGAATTCACTCGAAGTGGTTGAAGCAAATCCTATCCTCGATAATCGGAATCAATCTGCTGAATTTGCAGTTGGCTTGATGCAGTCGGGATTTGGGAAGAAAATTATTTAATTTATTATAACACCTGAATTTTTGCTTACAGTCACTCATATCTCGGAAGTACAATCTCGCCTTAGATCAATTCGTGCTAAAAAAAAATCCATTGCTCTTGTTCCGACTATGGGTTTTTTGCATGAGGGGCATCTTTCGCTCATCAAAAAAGCGAAAAGTGAACATGATGTGGTTGTCGTTTCCATCTTTGTCAATCCAACGCAATTTGCTCCGCATGAAGATCTTGAAAAATATCCGCGCGATATTGTAAAAGATACCACTCTTTCGCAGCAGTCGGGATGCGACTTGTTATTTGTTCCTACAGTTAATGAGATGTACCCAAATGGTTTTTCATCGTATGCCATTGTTGAAGGATTATCGATGCAACTGGAAGGAGAATTTAGGCCGACACATTTTAAGGGTGTCACGACTATAGTGTTGAAGTTATTGAATGTTGTCCAACCGGATGTTGCATATTTTGGACAAAAAGATGCTCAGCAAAGTATTGTGATTAAAAAAATGGTAAAAGATTTGAACGTTCCGGTTCAGATAAGCATCGTTCCGACCATGCGCGAACAGGATGGACTGGCAATGAGTTCAAGGAATATATTTTTGAATACCGAACAACGGAAAAATGCCGTTGTGTTGAACCAGTCATTGAAACTGGGTGAAAAAAAGATTCTGGAGGGTGAACGAAACCCCAATAAGATCCTTGAAGAGATGAAATCATTGATCCTCTCAAAGAATCCGACCAAGATCGACTATGTGGAGATCGTTGACTCGGAAACTCTTGAAAAAAAAGAAACACTTATGAGCGGCGAAACAGTGTTGATACCACTTGCTGTACGATTTGGTACAACACGATTAATTGATAATATTCTTGTTACTGTAAAATAGAAAAGGAAAAATCGATGTCTAATTTTGCTACAATTATTATGGCGGCCGGTAAAGGCACACGGATGAATGATTCATCAAAAGCTAAAGTAATGTTTGAAGTGAATGGCAAACCGATGGTACAGCATGTTGTGGAGATTGCACAATCGCTCGGATCTGAACGCATCATCACCATCGTAGGATTCCAGCGTGAATCTGTCTATAATCATTTGGAACAGGTAGCACCTACCGTTGAATTTGCCGTTCAGGATCCTCAGTTAGGAACCGGGCATGCTGTAATGCAAGCGGAGCCGTTTCTTCGTCGATATGCCGGAGACGTGATCGTGCTCTCGGGTGATGTTCCGATTCTGCGAAAAGAGACGATCAAAAAACTTATCGACTATCATCGTGACAATAATGCTGCCGGAACAATTCTCACAGCGAAATTCGACGATCCTACGGGATATGGTAGAATTTTACGAAGCACAAGCGGATACGTTGTCGGAATTATGGAACATAAGGATGCAAGTGAAGAACAACGCAAAATCACCGAGATCAACTCAGGTATTTATATTTTTGATACGCGTTATCTCTTCACCGCATTACAGCACATCAATCCACACAATGCGCAAAATGAATATTATTTGACTGACGTGTTCGGCCATTTTTGGAAACAAAAACTGGTAGTGGCGGCAATGATGACGGATGATTCAAATGAGATTCGCGGAGTGAATACGCTCGAGCAATTGAAAGAAGCTGAAGTTGCATTGAAATCTCGGAACAAATAAGCCTGTTTCGCAGTCTATATTGACAAAGCAGGTGGTTTTTCATAATTTGAATATAGAGTGAACGGTGAACATATGAAAAAATTATTCGTTTTGATAATGGTGTTTGGAGTAATTGGAGCATTCGGTCAATTCAAACCTAAAGCGGCTGAACAAGCGAAAGTATCCGATTCGTTCATTCAGCCACAATCGGCAAGTGACTGGTTTAACTTTTTCAATCCGAATAATTTTTATATGCGACATTCGTATTCTGCAAGTTATTCCGCATTTGGTGGTGAAGGAATGGCGCTTCAACGCTATACGAACACCATGATATATCAGTTTATGCCGAATCTTGATGCTCGTGTCGATCTCAGTCTTCAAAATTCACCGTACAGCACCTTTGATTATCGGCTGCAAAATCAATTTAGCAAAGCATATGTAAGCCGGGCAGAACTCAATTATCGTCCGACGGATAATATGGTTATTCGATTGCAATACAGAGAATTGCCATATTCGTTTTACGGATATGGGTATAATCGTCCGTTTGGTGGAATGTTCTCCGGACTTGAGTATTACGAGGATTAAACGTTCACATTTTGCAAACAATTTTTTATATGAATAACCGAGTAGTCATTTCGACTTTCTCGGTTATTTTTTTGTAGATAATGAATCCACCTATAAAACATCGATTATTGCTTAATATTGCGATTGTACTTCTTGTTCTGTTCAATGGAATGCAGCTCTACGGAATTTTTTCGCAACAATCAACATCAACAATTTCATCAGCTAAAAAAGAGAATGATACGATGCATGTTCCAATTCAGATAAACGTGTTGAATGGTTGTGGTGTGAATGGTGTCGGGAACACCATGACGAAATTCTGCCGTCAGCTCGGTTATGATGTTGTTGAAATGGGTAACTATAAAACATTCGATCTGGAACATTCCATCGTTATCGATAGAAGCGGAAAAACAAACGAAGCACAACAGCTTGCATCACAGCTTGGTATCGAAAGAAAAAACGTTATTCAACAATTCAATAACGATCAAATGGTCTCGGTTTCGGTCGTGATCGGAAGAGATTTTAAATTATTAACACCGTGGAAATAAAGGAGAAATGTGACCTCAAAGAATCTTGTTAAACTCGTTGCACAGGCGGCATTAAGTAAAAAAGGATATGACGTAACTATTTTAGACCTGCGCAAGTTAACGACAATGACTGACTATTTTGTCGTCTGTTCGGTTGATTCCGATACTCAGGCACGTGCAGTTGCTGATGCTAT
Proteins encoded in this window:
- the tsaE gene encoding tRNA (adenosine(37)-N6)-threonylcarbamoyltransferase complex ATPase subunit type 1 TsaE; protein product: MNRIVTHNEEETIGAGEEFSRQLTAGAVVALVGDLGAGKTRFAKGISRGLGVTENVTSPTFTIINEHLGGRLPLYHFDCYRLKSTAELDEMGYDEYIYGDGVCVIEWADMVESKLPQKRFNVHCILGDKENERIITIEKR
- the tsaB gene encoding tRNA (adenosine(37)-N6)-threonylcarbamoyltransferase complex dimerization subunit type 1 TsaB, which produces MIIAIETATEVCSAALIDRDTVLCERSLHEKNIHSERLMLLIDEVLTYSKTSKMQLHGIAVSFGPGSFTGLRIGLSTAKGLAMALDLPLFAVPTLDGIAESFRLNQNPGSKKIFCAMVDAKREEAFFAYYTITQNEIARRNDYSIKLKSEILLDASGQDAVVIQPNISAASIGLLAYRKRNEYTVSDFSHTEPMYLRDFVATFPKSKV
- the accD gene encoding acetyl-CoA carboxylase, carboxyltransferase subunit beta; this translates as MSWFRRSTENIASDNQKKDMPEGMWKKCSSCGEIIHNGALEQNLWVCTKCSHHFRISSREYFSILFDEGTFKEFDAKMTSKDPLNFVDTKKYKERIKETIKKTGFSDALRYGTGKMNKREVVIACMDFTFIGGSMGSVVGEKIRRAVDKAIKLKAPLIIISASGGARMMEAAYSLMQLAKTSAKLAQLSNAGLPFISLMTDPTTGGVTASFAMLGDINIAEPNALIGFAGPRVIKQTIGKDLPEGFQRAEFLQEKGFVDLVVPRKDLKATISNLFEMVH
- the rocF gene encoding arginase, which codes for MNIHLLGVPMDLGAGRRGVDMGPSAIRIAGVSEKLQSLGHTVVEEGDISTKIPEQQKVKNPRLKYLSEIVRACTLLATKTEKILESDGFPLILGGDHSIAIGTIAGVSNFCKKKNKKLGVIWVDAHGDMNTDVTSPSGNIHGMPLAASLGIGALELTSIGGDYQKLDPKNLVMIAIRDLDAGEKAAIRKNNIAIFTMEDIDKHGMAVVITKALRKLKDVDFIHVSFDLDAMDPKECPGVGTPVKGGLVYREAHLIMETLSENNRLNSLEVVEANPILDNRNQSAEFAVGLMQSGFGKKII
- the panC gene encoding pantoate--beta-alanine ligase → MLTVTHISEVQSRLRSIRAKKKSIALVPTMGFLHEGHLSLIKKAKSEHDVVVVSIFVNPTQFAPHEDLEKYPRDIVKDTTLSQQSGCDLLFVPTVNEMYPNGFSSYAIVEGLSMQLEGEFRPTHFKGVTTIVLKLLNVVQPDVAYFGQKDAQQSIVIKKMVKDLNVPVQISIVPTMREQDGLAMSSRNIFLNTEQRKNAVVLNQSLKLGEKKILEGERNPNKILEEMKSLILSKNPTKIDYVEIVDSETLEKKETLMSGETVLIPLAVRFGTTRLIDNILVTVK
- a CDS encoding sugar phosphate nucleotidyltransferase; this translates as MSNFATIIMAAGKGTRMNDSSKAKVMFEVNGKPMVQHVVEIAQSLGSERIITIVGFQRESVYNHLEQVAPTVEFAVQDPQLGTGHAVMQAEPFLRRYAGDVIVLSGDVPILRKETIKKLIDYHRDNNAAGTILTAKFDDPTGYGRILRSTSGYVVGIMEHKDASEEQRKITEINSGIYIFDTRYLFTALQHINPHNAQNEYYLTDVFGHFWKQKLVVAAMMTDDSNEIRGVNTLEQLKEAEVALKSRNK
- a CDS encoding LytR C-terminal domain-containing protein, which encodes MNPPIKHRLLLNIAIVLLVLFNGMQLYGIFSQQSTSTISSAKKENDTMHVPIQINVLNGCGVNGVGNTMTKFCRQLGYDVVEMGNYKTFDLEHSIVIDRSGKTNEAQQLASQLGIERKNVIQQFNNDQMVSVSVVIGRDFKLLTPWK